A single window of Athene noctua chromosome 1, bAthNoc1.hap1.1, whole genome shotgun sequence DNA harbors:
- the CALHM4 gene encoding calcium homeostasis modulator protein 4: MTLLPEWLTFLKGKEVVIANAIIAILTIGGQQLFSFFTFSCPCHVGQNLIYGLAFLGVPALILLVVGYALNNQTWRLVTGKSSPFQDETTPNRLLQCKLICFVLCSITGRALVAPVTWLAVTLINGSYYVCAMSEYVSVHYYGANPNVTASERQRILAEFPCSQLVPPELTRARDEVILLLRYQSQVAGWLLIAVVVITVFLSYCLASCFSPLSFLHFRYWSSYVHNEQTLFDEATDQHSRLYAMQHVRKFFGFVPGSENVKEIRIPSLREWQAISGLAFLKRVDEEHYDYSLLHDWALKETVNGKYLKTDEDPVIRTQP, from the exons ATGACTCTCCTTCCAGAGTGGTTaacttttttaaaaggcaaagagGTTGTTATTGCTAATGCTATAATTGCAATATTGACAATTGGTGGGCagcaacttttctctttttttacattCAGCTGTCCCTGTCATGTTGGGCAGAACCTTATCTATGGGCTAGCTTTCCTAGgagttcctgcgctgatccttcTTGTTGTTGGCTATGCCCTGAATAACCAGACTTGGAGGCTGGTTACAGGCAAAAGCTCTCCTTTTCAGGATGAGACTACACCAAACCGGTTACTGCAGTGCAAACTGATCTGCTTCGTCTTGTGCAGCATCACTGGGAGAGCCCTGGTTGCTCCAGTAACGTGGCTAGCAGTGACCCTAATAAATGGCTCATACTATGTCTGTGCCATGAGTGAGTATGTCTCTGTGCATTATTATGGAGCTAATCCTAATGTGACTGCTAGCGAACGCCAAAGGATATTGGCTGAATTTCCATGCAGTCAGTTAGTTCCTCCGGAGCTGACCCGGGCAAGAGATGAAGTGATTCTCCTACTTCGATACCAGTCACAA gTGGCTGGCTGGCTTCTCATTGCTGTGGTAGTCATCACTGTGTTCCTGTCTTACTGTCTGGCAAGCTGTTTCTCCCCACTCAGCTTTCTACATTTCAGATACTGGAGCAGCTACGTCCATAATGAGCAGACACTCTTTGATGAAGCGACAGACCAGCACTCCAGGCTCTATGCCATGCAGCACGTAAGGAAGTTCTTTGGCTTTGTCCCAGGGAGtgaaaatgtaaaggaaataCGTATCCCCTCTCTCCGAGAGTGGCAAGCCATTTCTGGACTGGCCTTTCTAAAACGAGTGGATGAGGAGCACTACGACTACAGCCTCCTCCATGACTGGGCACTCAAGGAGACTGTGAATGGAAAATACCTGAAGACGGATGAAGACCCTGTGATCAGAACACAGCCCTGA